The sequence below is a genomic window from Mycobacterium heidelbergense.
CGACCATGTGGTCGATCGCGCCGTCGTGGGAACCGCACGCGCTGCACATCGCGGTCGAGTTCGTGCACCCGGTGATCATGGGCAAGCGGGCCCTGCCCGCGGTGGCGCTGACCGGGCCCGACCTGGTGGACCTGGTGCGGGTGTCGGTGCGGCCCGGCGACATCGTGGTCGCGGTCTCCGGCGCCGACGACGCGCGGGTGCGTTCGGTGATGCGGCGCGGCCCGGCCTGGGGGGCCACCACGATCTGGATCGGCAGCGGCGACCGCCCCCCGGCCGGGATGGCGGATCACGTGCTGTGGCTCGACGACCCGGATCCGCGGGTCCCGGCGACGGGCGGCTTCGTGCTGTTCTACCACCTGCTGTGGGAGCTGACCCACGTGTGCTTCGAGCACCCCGGCCTGCTGAAACCCGCACGCGCCGAGGCGGTTTGCGTCACGTGCGGCGACGAGGGGCGCCTGGGCGAGGTGGTGGGCGCGTCGGAGGGCGGGCAGGCCCCGGTGCGCACCGCGCTGGGCGTCGAGAGCGTGGTGACCACGCTCGTCGACCCGGTCGCCGCCGGGGAGCTGATCCTGGTGCACGCCGGCACGGCCATCGGCCGCGTCGACGAGGAGGGCAATCTTTCATGAGCGAACCCACCAACTTCCTGTACCCGTTCATCGACGCCGAGGAGGACGACCCCGAGTCGCTGCTCGCCGACCTGGCCGCGTCGGCGCAGGCGAAGGCGGCCGAGAGCCTGGCGCTGCGGCGCTCCACGCTGGACGCCAACGCCGACCTGCTGGAGCGGGCCGCCGCCGAGATGGCGCGCCGCTTCGCGGCGGGCGGCCGGCTGTTCACGTTCGGAAACGGCGGCAGCTGCACCGATTCCACCACGCTGGCCCGGCTGTTCGCCCGGCCGCCGCTGGGCAGCCCCCTGCCCGCGTGGTCGTTGACCGCCGATCAGGCGATCGTGACCGCGCTGGGCAACGACGTCGGGTTCGAGCTGGTGTTCGCCCGCCAACTGATCGCGCGCGCGAAGGACGGCGACATCGCGATCGCGATGTCGACCAGCGGCAGCTCGCCGAACCTGCTCGCCGCGCTGGCCGAGGCGCGGCGGCGCGGCCTGTACACCGTCGGTTTCGCCGGCTACGACGGCGGCGCCTTCGCCAACGACCCCAACGTGGACGCCTGCTTCGTCGTTCGTTCGCAAAGCGTGCACCGCATTCAGGAATCCCAGGCGCTGCTGGGCTATCGGCTGTGGTCGACGGTGCACGAACGCCTCCGCGACGAGGGGGCCGCATGAACAACTCGGCGCGCGAATACCTGTCGTCGGGCCCGCGGTTCGCCGAGGGCGAGGTGATCGAGCGGATCGAGTCGTTCCGCAGGCGCCGCCCCCGGTTGCTCGACGACCACGTGACGCTGGCGCACGGGGCCGGCGGGAAGGCGTCGGCGGCGCTGGTGGACGCGGTGTTCATGGAGGCGTTCCGCAACCCGGCGCTCGAGTCGCTGGGCGACGGCGCGGTGCTCACGCTGCCCAGCGGCGAGCGCCTGGCGATGTCCACCGATTCATTCGTGGTGCAGCCCAGGCGTTTTCCCGGCGGTTCGCTCGGGGAGCTCGCCGTGCACGGCACCTGCAACGACCTGGCGATGACCGGCGCGGTGCCGTCCTGGATCTCGGCGGCGTTCGTGCTCGAAGAGGGCTTTCCCGTCGCGGAATTGAAGGAGATCGTCGCCGACATGGCGGTCGCGGCCGCGGGCGCGGGCGTGCAGATCGTCACCGGCGACACCAAGGTGGTGCCCAAGGGCGCGGCCGACGGCGTGTTCGTCACCACCACCGGGGCCGGCGTCGTTCCCGCGGGGCGCGCGCTGTCGCCCGCGTCGGTGCGCGCCGGCGACCGGGTGCTGCTGTCGGGGTCGATGGGCGATCACGGCATGGCCGTCATGCTCGCCCGGGGTGACCTGGCCATCGAGGCCGATATTCATTCCGACACCGCCTCCCTGAGCCCACTGGTGGAGCTGTTGATGGCGGCCGCCCCGTCCACCCGCTGGCTGCGGGACCCCACCCGGGGCGGGGTCGGCACCGTGTGCAACGAACTCGCCCAGGCCTGCGGCCTGGGGGTGCTGCTCGAGGAGGAGCGACTGCCGGTGCGGCCCATGGTCAACGGCGCGTGCGAGCTGCTCGGCATCGACCCGCTCTACGTCGCCAACGAGGGCAAGTTCGTCGCCGTCGTCGCGCCGGAGGAGGCCGAGGCCGGGCTGGCCGCGGTGCGGTCCCATCCCCTGGGCGCCGACGCGGCCGAGGTCGGGGAGATCGTGGCCGAACCGGCCGAAAGCGTGGTGCTGCGTACCGGATTCGGCGGGACGCGGATCGTCGACATGCTCGTCGGCGACCCGCTGCCCCGAATCTGCTGAGTTCTGCTGAAGGGAGCTGTTATGTGTCTGGGGATTCCGGGCCGGATCGTCGAGATCACCGACCCCGCGAACTATTTGGCGAAGGTCGACGTCGGCGGCGTGCAGCGCACCATCAGCGTGCGGCTGCTCGAGGACGACATGCCCGCGCCCGACGACTGGGTGCTGGTCCACGTCGGGTTCGCGATGGCCACGATCGACGAGACCGAGGCGCTGCTCACCCTGGCCGCCATCCAGAAGCTCGGCGACGCGTATGCCACCGAGATGGCGGCCTTCGACTCCTCGGCGATCGTCTAACCAGAAAGGCCCGCAATGAAATTCGTTGACGAGTTCCGCGACCCGGCGGCGGCCCGCAAATTGATCACCGCCATCGAGCGCCTGGCCGGGGAACGCGAACACTTCAAGTTCATGGAGGTGTGCGGCGGGCACACGCACACCATTTACCGGCACGGCATCGAACACCTGCTGCCCGGCAACGTCGAACTGGTGCACGGCCCGGGCTGCCCGGTCTGCGTGATCCCCATGGGCCGCATCGACGACGCGATGTGGCTGGCCGGCCAGCCCGACGTGATCTTCACCTGCTTCGGCGACATGATGCGGGTGCCCGGCTCCGATGGCAGCCTGCTGAACGCCAAGGCCCGCGGCGCCGACGTGCGGTTCGTCTACTCCCCGCTGGACGCGCTGAAGATCGCGGTCGACAACCCGGACAAGCACGTGGTGTTCTTCGCCATCGGTTTCGAGACCACCGCGCCGTCGACCGCGGTGACGCTGGTGCGGGCCCGCGACCTGGGCCTGCCCAATTTCAGCGTGTTCTGCAACCACGTCACGATCGTGCCGCCGATCAAGGCCATCCTGGAGTCACCGGACCTGCGGCTGTCGGGTTTCATCGGGCCCGGGCACGTGTCGACCGTGGTGGGCAACCGCCCCTACCGGTTCGTGCCGGAGGTGTATCGAAAGCCGTTGGTGGTGGCCGGTTTCGAGCCGCTGGACATCCTGGCGGCGGTCGCGATGCTGCTGCGCCAGATCCGCGAGGGCCGCTGCGAGGTGGAGAACCAGTACAAGCGGGTGGTGCCCGAGCGCGGCAACCCGGCCGCGCTGGCGCTGATGGGCAAGGTGTTCGCGCTGCGGCCGCACTTCGAATGGCGTGGGCTGGGTTTCATCTCGCAGAGCGCGCTGCGGCTGCACGACGATTTCGCGGACTTCGACGCCGAGCTGCGGTTCGCGATGCCGGGCGTGCGGGTCGCCGACCCGAAGGCCTGCCAGTGCGGCGAGGTGCTCAAGGGCGTGCTCAAGCCTTGGGAATGCAAGGTTTTCGGCACCGCCTGCACGCCCGAGACCCCGATCGGGACGTGCATGGTGTCCCCCGAGGGTGCGTGCGCGGCGTACTACAATTTCGGCCGCATGCACCGCGATGCGGTCAAGCTGGTGGCGCGCACTTGACCGATACCCGCGGCGTCGAGATGTTCGCCCGGTACGCCTGCGCGCCCAACGCGCTGGGCTACTGCGGTCCCCCGCTGGGGGCCACCCTGCGCGGCGGTTCGGTGGACGAGGTGCGCCGCGCGGCGACCGCGTTCTCCGGGGCGTGGCCGTACCTGCGGGTGCTGTCGGCGCTGACCGGCATCGCCGACCCGCTGGATCACCGTCTGGTCAAATCGTATTGGCTCGGCGGCGGCGTCGGCGCCGGCCTGGACCCGCGGGACTTCCTCGACGCGCTGCTGGATATCATCGGCCCGCAGGCGGGCCGCTACTGGTCGCACCTCACGGCGGACCTGGCCCGCGAGGCGGCCGCCAACCACTGCTTCCACGTGTTCGGCGTGTACCCGTGGACGCGGTTTCTGGGCCGGGGCATGGACGAGCACCCGCTCGGCGTGCTGGATAATTGCCGGATCTCGTGGGGCACAGTCGTTTCCCGCGACGGCGAGCGCGTCGAGGTGAGGCGCCGGCGGCTCGTGTACGACGGTCGGGTGCTCGCGCTGGCCGAGCCCTCGGCGCGCGTGCTCGACGTCTGGGCCGACGGATACAGCGCGGTGCCCGACGTCGCCGTCGGCGACGAGGTCGCGGTGCACTGGGGCCGGCTGTGCGGCCGGCTGTCCGCGGAGCAGGTCCGCGCGCTCGCTGACAGCACCGATTGTCAGCTGCGGGCGACGAGTCAACGGCTCGCGCACGCCTGATCGTGCGAGACTGACCGGCGTGCCCGGTTCCATCTGCGACGTGCTGCCCGCCGCGGCCGCACTGCTCGGCGCCCCGGGCGCGGTCGACACGCTGGGCCTGGCAGATTGCGTCGGAGACCGGGTCGATCGCGTCGCGATCGTGCTGGTGGACGGGATGGGCTGGCACCTGCTGCCCGAACTGGCCCGCAGCGCGCCGCTGCTCGCGTCCGTGCTGGCCGGCGGCACCGGGCGCCTCGGCGAACTCGCCTGCACGTTTCCGTCGACCACGCCCACCAGCCTGGTGTCCCTGGGCACCGGGGCCCAGCCCGGCGAGCACGGCATCCTGGGGTTCACCCTCAACGTGCCCGGCACCGACAGGGTGCTCAACCACATCCGGTGGCGCGACGACCCGCCGCACACCGTGTGGCAGCCGCTGCCCACCTGGTTCGAGCGGCTCGCGCAAACCGGCATCAGCGCGCGCGCCGTGCTGCCCGCGTCGTTCCTGGGCAGCGGGCTGACCGAGGCGGCGTATCGCGGCGCCCGCTTTCGCCCGACGCAGCCGGCCGACGACTACGCCCGGCAGGTGACCGACGAGCTGAACGCGGGGCCCGGCCTGGTCTACGGCTACACCGCCGGCCTGGACACCGCGGCCCACGCGTTCGGCATCGGCTCGCCGCAGTGGCACGAGGCGGCGGCCCACGTCGACGCGCTGCTGGCCCGGCTGGTCGAATCGCTGCCCGCGAACTCGGCGATGCTGGTGACGGCCGACCACGGCGGCCTCAACGTGCCGCCGGAGGCCCGCGTCGACATCGACACCGACCCGCGGCTGGCGGCGGGGGTGCGGGTGGTCGCCGGCGAGCCCCGGGTGCGCTACCTGCACACCGAGCCGGGCGCCGCGGCGGACGTGCGGGCCGCCTGGGCCGAGGTGCTCGACGGCTGGGCCCGGGTCTACAGCCGCGAACAGGCCGTGGCCACCGGGATGTTCGGGCCGGTCAATCCGGCGAACCTGGCGCGGATCGGCGACGTCGTCGCCGTCTGCACAGGCGACGCGGCCGTGCTGGCGACCGGCCACGAGCCCCCGGAATCGGCGCGCCTCATAGGTTTCCACGGCGCGGCCACCCCGGCCGAAATGGCGATCCCGCTCATCGTCTTCAACTCCTTCGGCTAGGCGCGGTGGGCCCCGAACACACACCGGACTTTGACCGTTTTCACAGCTCGCTCCGGTTTTTGGACAGGTACAGTCGGTGCACTGTGAGACCTGGGGGCGCCGGCAGAACCCGACGATGGCAGTCGTCCATCGCGATCGTCGCCGCGCTCAGCCTGTTCGTTGCCCTGGTCGCCGGCTCGGCGTTGCGGCCCCAGTTTGCCGCGGCGGCGCTGCCCGAGCCGGCGGCGTGGTCCCAGACCCCGGACGTCGGCGGGCACGCGCACCTTCACGAGCGCCAAACCGTGGCCCAGCTCCCCCACGCCGCCTGGCGGGGCTCCGCACCGGCCCACAAGAAGCCGTTTCACAGCATGTGGATGACGAAGGACCGGCCGCCGACGTGGAGCCGCCTGTCACCACAATCGGTCCGGTCGCCGCTGGCACCGTCGTTCGCCGCGTTGGGGTTTCAGCCGTGCGGCGCCCAACCCCGCGCGCCCGCGGCCGTTCGCGCCGACCGGGACATCTTGACCCAGCTCTGCGTAGCCCGTCGCTGACGGGTCGGCGCCGGGCCGATTGCGCACGCCGCTGATCGCCCGGCGCACGCCGTCATAGCGCGGGTGACCCAAGCTTCTCTGTCCCGAAAGAAGAACCCATGGTTTCGAATACGACCCATGCCGCCGCGGCGAGGCGGAGGCGGCCATGAATTTCGCGATGCTTGCCCCGGAGATCAACTCCGGGCGAATGTATGGGGGTCCCGGATCGGGACCGATGACCGAGGCGGCGATGGCCTGGGACCGGCTGGCGGTCCGGCTGTCCACCGCGGCGGCGGACTACGCGGCGGTGACCGCCAAGCTGGCGGCGGGCCGGAACGGCTCGGCGGCAACGGAAATGATCGACGCCGCGGCGCCCTACCTGAGGTGGCTCGACGCCACCGCCGCGCAAGCCGGGCATGCGGCCGCCCGGGCCGGCGCGGCGGCGAGCGCCCATCGGTCGGCGGTGGCGGCGACGGTGCCCCCACCGGCCATCGACGCCAACCGCGCGCGGCGCAGGTCGCTCGCCGCGGCGAACTGCCTGGGGCACAACGGCCCGGCGATCGCGGACACCGACGCCGACTACGAACGGATGTGGGCCCAGGACGTCGACGCAATGCGCGCCTACGCGCGGGCCGCGGCCGACGCGTCGACGGTGACACCGTTCACGCTGCCGCCCGTGACCGCGGGGCCGGTTCCCCGGAATGCGGCCGCGGGCTGGGTCGTCAGGTCGGCGCCGGAGATGGTATCGGTTGGCCGCCGGGTGATCTCAGCCATCCCCGAAGCGCTGCGCGCGCTTTCCCGGTCGCCGCTGGCGACGTTCGACGCGACCCTTTCGCCGGTGACGCCGGCGCTGTCGAAGCTGAGCTCGCTCAGCGCGCCGTCGGGCCGCGCGATCGGCCACCTGAATGCGCTCAACAAGGCCGCCGCGCTGCGCTGGCTGCTACCGGATCAGGGTGGCGCCCTCGGCCCGCGGATCATCGCGAGGATGGGCCGCGGGACGTCGATCGGGACCCTGTCGGTGCCGCGGGCCTGGTCGACGGCCACGGCGCCAATTCCCGTCTACCGCGGGACCGTCGCGTAGCGGCGGGCGGTCAGAGGGGTGTGACGTAGGCCGAGCTGATGCCGCCGTCCACCAGGAACGTCGACGCGGTGATGAACGACGCGTCGTCACTGGCCAAAAATGCTACGGCAGCGGCGATTTCGTCGGGCTCGGCGAAGCGGCCCAGCGGCACGTGCACCAGCCGTCGCGCGGCCCGCTCGGGGTCCTTGGCGAAAAGCTCTTGCAGCAGTGGGGTGTTGACCGGTCCCGGGCACAGCGCGTTGACCCGGATCCCCCGCCGGGCGTACTGCACCCCCAGCTCCCGGGACATGGCCAGCACCCCGCCCTTGGAGGCGGTGTAGGAGATCTGCGACGTCGCCGATCCCAGCACCGCGACGAACGAGGCCGTGTTGATGATCGAGCCCTTCCCGGCGGGCACCATGTGCCGCAGCGCCGCCCGGCAACACAGGTACACCGATTTGAGGTTGACGTCCTGGACCCGTTGCCACGCCGCCAGTTCCGTGCTTTCGATCAGGTCGTCCTCGGGGGGAGAGATGCCGGCGTTGTTGAACGCGATGTCGATCCAGCCGTAGGTCTGGGTCGCGGCGTCGAACAGCGCGTTCACCGCGTCCTCGTCGGAAACGTCGGTCGGCACGAACAATCCGGACAGCTCCTCGGCCGCCGCGGCGCCGGCGTCGCGGTCGACGTCGCCGACGACGACGGCCGCGCCCTCGGCGTGCATCCGCCGCCCGGCGGCCAGCCCGATGCCGCTGCTGCCGCCGGTGATGACGGCCACCCGGCCCGCCAGCCGTCGGGTGAGATCCACCATCTAACCCTCCTCGCCGATCGCGATGAACACGTTCTTGGTCTCGGTGAAATGCAGTGGCGCGTCGGGGCCGAGCTCGCGGCCCAGGCCCGACTGCTTGAAACCGCCGAACGGCGTGTTGTAGCGGACCGACGAGTGCGAATTCACCGATAGGTTGCCGGATTCGACCGCCCGCGACACCCGCAGCGCGCGGGACAGGTCATCGGTCCAGATCGACCCGGACAGGCCGTAGGCGGTGTCGTTGGCCAGCGTGATGGCGTCGTCCTCGTCGTCGAAGGCCAGCACGGTGACGACGGGGCCGAAGATCTCATCGGTGACGGTGCGGTCGGTGCGGCGCGGCGTGAGAACGGTTGGCGGAAACCAGAACCCGGGCCCGGACGGCGCCGTGCCGCGAAACGCGACGGGCGCGTCGTCGGGCACGTAGGAGGCCACCTTGTCGCGGTGCGCGGCCGACACCAGCGGACCCATCCCGGTGTCGCGGGACGTGGGGTCGCCGACGACGACGCCCTTGACCGCGGGCTCGAGCAGTTCCATGAACCGGTCATAGACGCTGCGCTGCACCAGGATCCGGCTGCGCGCGCAGCAATCCTGCCCGGCGTTGTCGAACACCCCGGCGGGCGCGGTCGCCGCGGCGCGCTCCAGGTCGCAGTCGGCGAAGACGATGTTGGCGCTCTTGCCGCCCAGTTCCAGCGTCACCCGCTTGACGTGTGCGGCCGCCCCGGCCATCACCCTCTTGCCCACGTCGGTGGAGCCGGTGAACACGACCTTGCGGACGTCCGGGTGGGTGACGAGCCGCTCCCCCACCACCGCGCCCTGTCCGGGCAGCACCTGCAGCAGGTCCGCGTCCAGCCCGGCTTCCGCGGCCAGCTCGCCGAGCCGGATCGTGGTCAGCGGCGTCCATTCGGCGGGTTTGACCAGGACCGCGTTGCCCGCGGCCAGGGCGGGCGCGATGCCCCAGGACGCGATCATCATCGGGAAGTTCCACGGCGTGATCACGCCGACCACGCCCAGCGGTTCGTTGAAGGTGACGTCGAGCCCGCCGGCGACGGGAATCTGCCTGCCGGACAGGCGTTCCGGGCTGCCGGCATAGAACGTCAGCACGTCGCGGACGTGGGCGGCCTCCCCTTCGGCCGACGCGATCGGGTGCCCCGAGTTGGCGACCTCCAGGGCGGCCAGCTCGTCGGTGTGGGCGTCGACGGCGGCGGCGAACGCCCGCAGGCCGGCCGCGCGTTGCGCCGGCGACAACGCCGCCCAGCGCCGCTGGGCCGCGCGCGCCCGCGCCACCGCGTCGTCGACCGCGGCGGCATCCAGTAACTCGACCGAGGCCAGCGCGTCCTCGGTCGCGGGATTGATCAGCCGCATCGGCGCCCCGCGTACGTCCGCGCGGCGTCCACCACCGCGGTGAACAGCCG
It includes:
- a CDS encoding hydrogenase assembly protein HupF, translating into MTTAIDRGLGAELASDLAATAFTLARRFAAGATMWSIAPSWEPHALHIAVEFVHPVIMGKRALPAVALTGPDLVDLVRVSVRPGDIVVAVSGADDARVRSVMRRGPAWGATTIWIGSGDRPPAGMADHVLWLDDPDPRVPATGGFVLFYHLLWELTHVCFEHPGLLKPARAEAVCVTCGDEGRLGEVVGASEGGQAPVRTALGVESVVTTLVDPVAAGELILVHAGTAIGRVDEEGNLS
- a CDS encoding D-sedoheptulose-7-phosphate isomerase, with protein sequence MSEPTNFLYPFIDAEEDDPESLLADLAASAQAKAAESLALRRSTLDANADLLERAAAEMARRFAAGGRLFTFGNGGSCTDSTTLARLFARPPLGSPLPAWSLTADQAIVTALGNDVGFELVFARQLIARAKDGDIAIAMSTSGSSPNLLAALAEARRRGLYTVGFAGYDGGAFANDPNVDACFVVRSQSVHRIQESQALLGYRLWSTVHERLRDEGAA
- the hypE gene encoding hydrogenase expression/formation protein HypE; translation: MNNSAREYLSSGPRFAEGEVIERIESFRRRRPRLLDDHVTLAHGAGGKASAALVDAVFMEAFRNPALESLGDGAVLTLPSGERLAMSTDSFVVQPRRFPGGSLGELAVHGTCNDLAMTGAVPSWISAAFVLEEGFPVAELKEIVADMAVAAAGAGVQIVTGDTKVVPKGAADGVFVTTTGAGVVPAGRALSPASVRAGDRVLLSGSMGDHGMAVMLARGDLAIEADIHSDTASLSPLVELLMAAAPSTRWLRDPTRGGVGTVCNELAQACGLGVLLEEERLPVRPMVNGACELLGIDPLYVANEGKFVAVVAPEEAEAGLAAVRSHPLGADAAEVGEIVAEPAESVVLRTGFGGTRIVDMLVGDPLPRIC
- a CDS encoding HypC/HybG/HupF family hydrogenase formation chaperone; amino-acid sequence: MCLGIPGRIVEITDPANYLAKVDVGGVQRTISVRLLEDDMPAPDDWVLVHVGFAMATIDETEALLTLAAIQKLGDAYATEMAAFDSSAIV
- the hypD gene encoding hydrogenase formation protein HypD, which produces MKFVDEFRDPAAARKLITAIERLAGEREHFKFMEVCGGHTHTIYRHGIEHLLPGNVELVHGPGCPVCVIPMGRIDDAMWLAGQPDVIFTCFGDMMRVPGSDGSLLNAKARGADVRFVYSPLDALKIAVDNPDKHVVFFAIGFETTAPSTAVTLVRARDLGLPNFSVFCNHVTIVPPIKAILESPDLRLSGFIGPGHVSTVVGNRPYRFVPEVYRKPLVVAGFEPLDILAAVAMLLRQIREGRCEVENQYKRVVPERGNPAALALMGKVFALRPHFEWRGLGFISQSALRLHDDFADFDAELRFAMPGVRVADPKACQCGEVLKGVLKPWECKVFGTACTPETPIGTCMVSPEGACAAYYNFGRMHRDAVKLVART
- a CDS encoding DUF6390 family protein, which codes for MTDTRGVEMFARYACAPNALGYCGPPLGATLRGGSVDEVRRAATAFSGAWPYLRVLSALTGIADPLDHRLVKSYWLGGGVGAGLDPRDFLDALLDIIGPQAGRYWSHLTADLAREAAANHCFHVFGVYPWTRFLGRGMDEHPLGVLDNCRISWGTVVSRDGERVEVRRRRLVYDGRVLALAEPSARVLDVWADGYSAVPDVAVGDEVAVHWGRLCGRLSAEQVRALADSTDCQLRATSQRLAHA
- a CDS encoding alkaline phosphatase family protein: MPGSICDVLPAAAALLGAPGAVDTLGLADCVGDRVDRVAIVLVDGMGWHLLPELARSAPLLASVLAGGTGRLGELACTFPSTTPTSLVSLGTGAQPGEHGILGFTLNVPGTDRVLNHIRWRDDPPHTVWQPLPTWFERLAQTGISARAVLPASFLGSGLTEAAYRGARFRPTQPADDYARQVTDELNAGPGLVYGYTAGLDTAAHAFGIGSPQWHEAAAHVDALLARLVESLPANSAMLVTADHGGLNVPPEARVDIDTDPRLAAGVRVVAGEPRVRYLHTEPGAAADVRAAWAEVLDGWARVYSREQAVATGMFGPVNPANLARIGDVVAVCTGDAAVLATGHEPPESARLIGFHGAATPAEMAIPLIVFNSFG
- a CDS encoding PPE family protein, which codes for MNFAMLAPEINSGRMYGGPGSGPMTEAAMAWDRLAVRLSTAAADYAAVTAKLAAGRNGSAATEMIDAAAPYLRWLDATAAQAGHAAARAGAAASAHRSAVAATVPPPAIDANRARRRSLAAANCLGHNGPAIADTDADYERMWAQDVDAMRAYARAAADASTVTPFTLPPVTAGPVPRNAAAGWVVRSAPEMVSVGRRVISAIPEALRALSRSPLATFDATLSPVTPALSKLSSLSAPSGRAIGHLNALNKAAALRWLLPDQGGALGPRIIARMGRGTSIGTLSVPRAWSTATAPIPVYRGTVA
- a CDS encoding 3-oxoacyl-ACP reductase, producing the protein MVDLTRRLAGRVAVITGGSSGIGLAAGRRMHAEGAAVVVGDVDRDAGAAAAEELSGLFVPTDVSDEDAVNALFDAATQTYGWIDIAFNNAGISPPEDDLIESTELAAWQRVQDVNLKSVYLCCRAALRHMVPAGKGSIINTASFVAVLGSATSQISYTASKGGVLAMSRELGVQYARRGIRVNALCPGPVNTPLLQELFAKDPERAARRLVHVPLGRFAEPDEIAAAVAFLASDDASFITASTFLVDGGISSAYVTPL
- a CDS encoding aldehyde dehydrogenase family protein, whose amino-acid sequence is MRLINPATEDALASVELLDAAAVDDAVARARAAQRRWAALSPAQRAAGLRAFAAAVDAHTDELAALEVANSGHPIASAEGEAAHVRDVLTFYAGSPERLSGRQIPVAGGLDVTFNEPLGVVGVITPWNFPMMIASWGIAPALAAGNAVLVKPAEWTPLTTIRLGELAAEAGLDADLLQVLPGQGAVVGERLVTHPDVRKVVFTGSTDVGKRVMAGAAAHVKRVTLELGGKSANIVFADCDLERAAATAPAGVFDNAGQDCCARSRILVQRSVYDRFMELLEPAVKGVVVGDPTSRDTGMGPLVSAAHRDKVASYVPDDAPVAFRGTAPSGPGFWFPPTVLTPRRTDRTVTDEIFGPVVTVLAFDDEDDAITLANDTAYGLSGSIWTDDLSRALRVSRAVESGNLSVNSHSSVRYNTPFGGFKQSGLGRELGPDAPLHFTETKNVFIAIGEEG